The genomic window TCCGCTCCCTGGGGCTGCAGCTGCTGCGCGATGGGCTCGACCCGCAGCAGGTGATCAACCGACTGGCCCGGGAGGACGACGACTTCGACCGTCGCCAGGTCGGGATCGTCGACGCTGCCGGACACACGGCGGTCTGGACGGGGGCGGGCTGCACGCCCTGGGCCGGCGCCGTCCAGGGACCCGGTTTCGTGGTGCTGGGCAATCTCCTGGCCGGGCCCGCCGTGCTGGACGAGATGCACCGGGTGCTCACCGACACCTCTGAGGAGACGTTCAGTGCTCGGTTGCTCGTGGCGCTCGAGGCGGCCCAGGCGGCGGGGGGAGACGCGCGGGGGCAGCAGAGCGCGGCGCTGCGGGTGGTCAACAACGCCTTCGAGGACGTGTCTCCCTCCCTGACCGAGGTCGATCTGCGCGTCGACGATGACCAGCAGCCCCTTCGCCTGCTCCGCCGGATGTTGGCGACGCTCCCCACGGCCGCCGACGACGCGAGCGCGGAGCTCACCGACCCGGCACGGTCCACGCCTACGATGGGCGGACCATGACGCCACCTGCCCACCCGACCACCGGACCGCCGCCCGATGCCGCGGCGGTGGGTGGTCGGGTGCGCCGGATCCGTCAGCGACTGGGCCTGACCGTGGAGGAGTTCGCCCGGGCGTCGCAGCTGAGCACCGGCATCGTCAGCCAGCTGGAGCGGGGCCAGGGCAACCCGTCCCTCACCACGTTGGGCCGGTTGGCTGACGGGCTAGGGGTCCAGGTCGCCGACCTGGTCAGGGAGGACAGCTCGGGTCGCTCGGCGCTGGTGCGGGCCGAGGGCCGCCTGCAGCTGCCGCTGGCCGAGGACCCCGAGGGGCTGGTGCGCGAGCTGCTCACGCCCACGCTGGAGGCGCCGATGCAGGTGATCCGCACGGTGATGCCGGCCCACACCTCACATGAGCAGCGTCCGTTCCGGCACCTGGGGACCGAGTCCGTGCACGTGCTCGCGGGGCGGCTCGTCGTGGTGATCGGTGATGAGCGGCACGAGCTGGAGGCGGGAGACACGATCACCTATGACTGCACGCTCGGCCACTGGTGGGAGAACACCTCCGATGAGCCTGCCGAGCTGATCGGGATGACGGTGCCGCTGGCGCTCTGAGCCGTGTCCTGCTGGGCCAACGACTGAGGTGAGCCACGATGACTGAGGGAGCACCATGAGTGAGACGGAGCAGTCGCCGGTCCCGTTGTGGGAGCCGTCAGCGCAGGTCGTCGCGTCGGCGCGGATCACCGACTTCACAGACCTGGCGCAGGTGCGTGCGGGACGCAACCTGTCGACATACGACGAGCTGTGGGACTGGTCCATCACGGACCTGGACGGGTTCTGGGGCGGGGTGTGGGACTTCTTCGGGGTTGGTGACCTGTTCGGTGCGCACGGGCCGGTGCTGGCGCAGGAGTCGATGCCGGGGTCGGTCTGGTTCCCCGAGGTCCAGCTCAACTATGCGGAGTATGTCGTGTCCCGCGGACGCGCTGACGACGTCGCCGTGGTGGGGGTGGGGGAGGACGGCTCCGCGACCGAGCTGACCTGGGGTGACCTGCGCGCCCAGGTGGCAGCGGTGGCGCAGTGGCTGCGTCGCCGGGGTGTGGGGCGCGGTGACCGGGTGGTGGGCTATCTGCCGAACATCCCGGAGGCGGTCATGGCGATGCTGGCCACCGCGGGGATCGGGGCGGTGTGGTCGAGCGTGGGTCAGGACTATGCGCCGTCGGCGGCGGGGGACCGGTTGGGTCCGCTTGAGGCCTCCGTGCTGGTCACGGCTGACGGCTATCGGTATGCCGGGCGTGCCCGTGATCAGCGCGCTGCGGTCCGTGAGGTGCTGGGTTCGCTGCCCACGGTCACCGACGTGCTGGTGGTGGAGCGGCTCGGTGTCGGAGCCCTGGACGCCCCGGGGGTGCCGGCGCACTCGTGGGCGGCTGCGTCGGCGCAGCGTGCCGAGCCCTCCTGGGAGCGGGTCGGCTTTGACGACCCGCTGTGGGTGCTCTTCTCGTCCGGCACGACGGGGCGTCCCAAGGGCATGGTGCAGTCCCACGGTGGGATCCTGCTGGAGGAGCTGAAACTCCTGGGGCTGCACCTCGACCTGGGCCCGACGGACCGGCTCTTCTGGTTCACCTCGCCGTCGTGGGTGATGTGGAACATCCAGTCGTCGGCGCTGGCCACCGGCGCCTCGATCCTCTGTTATGACGGGGCGCCGGCCCATCCTGACGGCCGACGGTTGTGGCAGCTGGTGGCCGAGCACGGGGTGACTGCCTTCGGGTCGAGCCCGGGCTATCTCGAGGCGTCCCGCGAGACGGGCCTGCGCCCGGCGCGGGACCTGGACCTGTCCGCGTTGCGGATCCTGGCCAGCACCGGTTCACCGATCAGTCCGTCGACACACGAGTGGGCGGTCACCGCGACCGGCGGTATGCCGCTCTTCTCGATGAGCGGTGGCACCGACATCTGCAGCGGGTTCTGCGGCGGGGTGCCCACGGTCCCGGTCTGGCCCGGAGAGCTGTCCGTGCGCAACCTCGGCGTGGCGATGGATGCCTGGGACCCCGACGGCCGCTCTCTGCGCGGCGAGGTCGGCGAGCTCGTGATGACCCGACCGCTGCCCTCGATGCCGGTCTCCTTCTGGGACGACCCTGACGGCGCCCGCTTTCGGGAGTCCTACTTCAACGTCTATCCCGGCGTGTGGCGCCACGGAGACTGGATCACGATCACCCCACGTCAGAGCGTGGTGATCCACGGACGCTCCGATGCCACGCTCAACCGGCACGGGGTCCGGATGGGCAGCGCCGACATCTACCACGCGGTCGAGAGTGTCGCGCAGGTCCGGGAGTCCCTGGTGCTGGGGGTCGAGGAGCGAGGCGGAGGCTACTGGATGCCGCTGTTCGTGGTCTTGACCGACCCGGAGGCCACCCTCGACGATGACCTGCGTGCCGT from Ornithinimicrobium cryptoxanthini includes these protein-coding regions:
- a CDS encoding DUF1028 domain-containing protein; the encoded protein is MTYSVVALSGDGARLGVATASRSLAVGAAVPALAPQVGALVTQAYTNQRFRSLGLQLLRDGLDPQQVINRLAREDDDFDRRQVGIVDAAGHTAVWTGAGCTPWAGAVQGPGFVVLGNLLAGPAVLDEMHRVLTDTSEETFSARLLVALEAAQAAGGDARGQQSAALRVVNNAFEDVSPSLTEVDLRVDDDQQPLRLLRRMLATLPTAADDASAELTDPARSTPTMGGP
- a CDS encoding helix-turn-helix domain-containing protein; this encodes MTPPAHPTTGPPPDAAAVGGRVRRIRQRLGLTVEEFARASQLSTGIVSQLERGQGNPSLTTLGRLADGLGVQVADLVREDSSGRSALVRAEGRLQLPLAEDPEGLVRELLTPTLEAPMQVIRTVMPAHTSHEQRPFRHLGTESVHVLAGRLVVVIGDERHELEAGDTITYDCTLGHWWENTSDEPAELIGMTVPLAL
- a CDS encoding acetoacetate--CoA ligase, which encodes MSETEQSPVPLWEPSAQVVASARITDFTDLAQVRAGRNLSTYDELWDWSITDLDGFWGGVWDFFGVGDLFGAHGPVLAQESMPGSVWFPEVQLNYAEYVVSRGRADDVAVVGVGEDGSATELTWGDLRAQVAAVAQWLRRRGVGRGDRVVGYLPNIPEAVMAMLATAGIGAVWSSVGQDYAPSAAGDRLGPLEASVLVTADGYRYAGRARDQRAAVREVLGSLPTVTDVLVVERLGVGALDAPGVPAHSWAAASAQRAEPSWERVGFDDPLWVLFSSGTTGRPKGMVQSHGGILLEELKLLGLHLDLGPTDRLFWFTSPSWVMWNIQSSALATGASILCYDGAPAHPDGRRLWQLVAEHGVTAFGSSPGYLEASRETGLRPARDLDLSALRILASTGSPISPSTHEWAVTATGGMPLFSMSGGTDICSGFCGGVPTVPVWPGELSVRNLGVAMDAWDPDGRSLRGEVGELVMTRPLPSMPVSFWDDPDGARFRESYFNVYPGVWRHGDWITITPRQSVVIHGRSDATLNRHGVRMGSADIYHAVESVAQVRESLVLGVEERGGGYWMPLFVVLTDPEATLDDDLRAVIRAAIRDRASPRHVPDEIIQLAALPHTRTGKRLEVPLKRVLQGADPESVVQRAALDDPALLEPFLELARRRRAEGDD